The Labrus bergylta chromosome 14, fLabBer1.1, whole genome shotgun sequence region ATGATTTACCCTCTGAGACAAACATCAAAAGAGCCTTCAAATGTTCAAAAGAACTAAACCATAAAAACTCTAACTTGTAATTGTTATATCTGTGACTCATCACATTCACAGTGAATGAGAATAGATCTCATGAGAACCTCCAGAAGAAGACGGTGACTCTATGACTCATTGTCAGTTCTAAAAACGCCCAGTTTCCATAATGAGCTTGTGTGTCCGACTTAGGTAAACAGACTTCTTGCTTTaaattttaaaggtcacatattattctccttttcaactagataagtctcagagctccctaaaacatgtctgtgaagtttcttgctcaAAATCAGctctgattctgtatttgatcatgcctataaacccctctatttcagccctgctcagaacaggctgtttctgtgtctgtagttttaaatgcaaatgcaCTGTGTTCAACCACGcccccctctggaagggcttgggtggctttgGCTTTCTTGCTCGGTGCCCTATTTtttttacggtgagaaggcagatttagtgagcagaacaaacaccttgCTGTTGGAgtgggttactgccctttgtgatgtcacattttctgaaaagtggagcaggccaaatgcagagaggatggacttttctcattcattgggggggtttgtaaaGAAGCTGGGGACACGtattagtgtttgaaaaccATGGTAAAGTGCATtctgcataatatgtgaccttaaatgTATACTATTTTATTTGCATACATTTTTACTATATACATATTTTACTAGGTGTTGGTTAATTTAGTGAATTGTTAAATTATTACCTGGATGGCATGTCTGCAGACTCCAGTCACTCCAAAATCCTTTGTCTGCACAATATTTATGCAATTTGGATCGAACTCTGAAGCAGTCTCTCTTGTTATTGTGTTTGGAGAGCAGACTGAGACTCATCTCAGTGATCAAAATCTTCTCCTGCCGAAGGTAAACAGAAGGTTAGGaggtttttaaataatataaaagtTACAGCTCAATTTTCAGAATCTCAGACATTTTCTCATTAATATAGTGCGGATACTGTGTTGTCTGGGATAAAAGTAAGTTATGAGCTCATTGTTTTGAGTGCTCAACACCAAACTGCACATAAACCTGgacaatgacagaaaaaggaCCAAGAAATGTTCTTTCAAGTCTCCACTGATTTCAGTTATTCTTCTTAGTTATCCCTTCTTCAAAGATGGTGATATGAAGGTGTTTAAACTTCGCTCTTCTGGTATTTATGTGTTGTGGTCTTTGCGTGACAAATCATATGCTGAATTTGTTTCACTGCCTCGTGACATACGGCATAATTATTGTAATTGTAACTCATTAAATGCAGAGGCGTGAGATCATGTTTTGGTTTAAGTTTTCCATCTTCTCAAGGTGTTCAAAATGTCAACAGGGCTTTGTCTCCTTGACTAGTGTTGACATATAATATGTCTAATACTATAATTAGACTATTTATAAAGGTGGGGCAGGAACGTCTCCTGACAGAGGGACTAAAGGGAAAGATAGGTAATGAACACAATGGGTAATAtgactaatttaaaaacaaaatcaatggTTATTTTATaagattaaataaaacacttcattattaaaaatgtgcTCTTGCAGTTTGTAAATCTGAAAGCAACATAAAGCTGTTTTCTGCAGTGTAAAATTTATCAAAAAAGTACAGTATGTATCTTTGACGTGTTAGGTGATGCATACCGATGCAATCTTCCCATCAGGTCCCTCCTGACTGTGCTCCACCTCCCATTCAAGGCAGTGTCTAGGAATCCGGCTAACAGGAGAGTTCCACTGTAGCTCCAACTGCATGTCTGGACCTGCTTCTAGATGCAGTTTTTCTGTAGTATCAGGCTTTACTGCGGGAAGATTTTAAGAATAGGTTCAGGACCAAGACTGGCAGGTCAGAGGAAATCATGCAGCATATTCTGATGAGATAACAGTGAAGCTGAactaaacagaaacaaaacatgaggGCATGATTGGGCCTGAGATGGTAAACAGGCACGTACCGTGGTTCTGGATTTGCAGGGAGATGTATGTTGCTTTCAGGGGCCTGTCCGGGGAGGAGCCGTTTACACAGAAGATGATATCAGTGAAATCAGGGAGAGCAATCCCTGTGAAATTACAGCCGCTCCTATAGCCCTTTGAAATAAGATATTTGGGGCATTCCTCCACCTGCCCGAGTTCCTTGTACCTgggaaagagacaaacaaacaaatgcactgCCTATAATTGATGACCTATAAAGATAATTCAATTTATTAGCTTCTCAAATCTTAATATTTTGGGCATGGCAATCACCCTTGCCAAGGAGGGTAAGGGAATCTTGGTGTGGGAAGCTTACAGTATATATATCCTTGGGTTCCAGAACTCTGGGTTGACTCTTTATCTCACCGTCAGAGTTAGGGAGAGCTTCATTAAGAATGAATTTTTTACAAAATATTCACCTGCACATATCCAACCCACTGCCACGTCACCAATGTTATCACTTCACCTGTCTTCTGAGAaccatgaacattttcaaaaagtttaaggGAATCAATCTAAACTTTGCACCTCAGCTGCCAAGGCTAAATATTGTCTTTGATTGGCATACAACTTACCAGAAATATAAATTCTGCTGTGAGTTGGCTGCTGTCTTTGGGCCTCTTTCCCACTTGCACTCCATGTAATTCATGTTGTGGTTCACACAGACAACATTTTGAACTGCTGTACCCACAGCACCTTGAAGTCAAAAAGTAGAGAGAAAAATCATTCTTTTTACAAATCCATTATAGGTCCTTTCACACATGCCCTCCTCCTGAAAGTGTATAGAAAATATGAGGACAGCCTGACCCTTGTTCTGACCTGAGTTCTACTTTCAccacatgtccctcacagcaggaggaAAGTGTGTAAATCTCAGTGCAATGTTCAAAGCATGccagtgtttctgttttagCAGCCTGTGTTGGCGTGTATCCTCAGGTATGGGATTCAGACTCCACTCTGAGTATGAGCTCTAACCATCTGGCAGACGATACAGAGTCACCAAATGTAAACTGAACCGTTTTGAAAACGTGTTTGTGCCCACGTCGTTCAAAATTGTGTTCCTTGAGGCTGTATGGGTTGTGCAATAGCGTCATGTTATTCTTATCTTTTAGTCTTCATATCGTAGCATGTTGTATGGTATCGAAGTTGGGATGTAATGTTGGCTGTTTAGCACATGCAGCCCAACTTTGGGTCGTTTTAAAAATTTTGCAACGTGTGAACAAAGTTCTTGAATACCAACCTGTGCCAGGAGGTTTCTGCACAAGTTCCGTGTAGTTGATGCTCATGACCACAGTGCCATTTGTGCAAGATCCACTCAGCACGGTGTACACTCGCACTCTTACATCTTTCATCAAATCGAACTGGGCCGTGTACTTCCTCTTAGGTGTCCTTACGACCTGCCAATccagacacacaaacctgtCATTCAGATTACGTCTTGTCATTTTCATGTGGTTTTGTGTACTTTGATCCAACTAATAATAGTTTGTGTTCCTGACTGAAAGGGAAAACTGACACTAAGCTTGTACTGGGCGTGTAGACAAAGGTGATTATtgtctgtcagtttgtaaaCCCAGAAACATCATATCCTGAGGCTTttaagcataataaagatttaCACTCTTCATGCCTGCCAAGTTTTGCATTGAGTAATGTACCAACTCTGATAGCTGCTGTGtttcataataaaaacatctacaaaTCACACTGACCTGATTGTATGAGACTGTGAAGGAGGAGTTAATTGTTCTTATCAAATTCAGTGTCGTCTAGACGTTCTCGTCATCATCGCCACAATCACAGCCATTGTAATAGTCTCTGTCATCAGTCAAGTCACAGAAATTGTCTTTGGAATGGTTCGTCATAAATGTACGTCACACATGACAGTCACTGTTAAGTCACCACCATGTCTGTGCAGACACACTGAGCCTGACTGAATCATTTAACGTTTGGTTCAGTCGGGCTCATAGGGGTTTTTGAGGTTCAGACATCTTGCCTTTTGACGTAAAGAAATCACATTCTGGAGAAAGCAGCTGTGACAGCTATAGCCGATAAATGCTAAAAGTTTACCTTGGTCGCAAATTTATCAGCTGTGATGAGAGGCTTATTAAGAGGTTGACTTTAAAGGATCGTGGAAGGAATGAAAAGTCTTCAGGCTGCATGAAGTTGCATGAAGCTTCTGAAgaaatttggattttttttacgATGGCCAATTAAGCTGCCTACTTCTTCCTGAGGATATGACTACAGAAATAAATCATACTGTTGCAGATTTACAACCCAACACACTGCACTCGTGTATCATGATATAACCTATTGCTGTTCTAATAATACAAAGAACTAGTGTATTTTTCCAATGAACTAAATGCATCTAAATGCATGATCCATCAGTCAGATTTGCAAATGTAATTATGTTTGCAGGACAGGTTCCACAGAGACAACAAAAGTCTATCCAGCCTGCTACACTACATGTGCAGAGAAAGTGTAATATCTGCAGGAATATACTTACAAACCTGTTCAATTGCTAAATCACtgagtttttatttataaattaaagtcaattttattcataaagcacatttaaaaagagCAGAAGCTGACCAACGTgttgtacaatttaaaaaaagccatgaaattataaatgagatataaaacaaacaaaaccaaaagagGCAGCAAAACACTTCTCTGATCTTGCTTCAAAACACAAATCTAAAGTCTTATTCAAAACTATAAATTCTCTCACTCCTTCCCCCTATCAAACCATTGCAGACACTTTCCAAAGTAAATCAGAATGACAAAAGTCATCCTGCCCATTCAAAAAGCATGTCTAGATGTTGAAAACATAATACCAAGATTTGTATTGTTCTTATAGTTTGATTTTCTCGCCACACAACTTTCAGAATGTTAACTCTGCGGAATCTGGATCTCAAACTTTGTAGGTAAGATGATCATGAAAAAGGGTGTGTTAAACTGTACAGCCTCTTCTGGAGAATTTGTGATTGTCAAGAAATAGACTTGACTTGACATGAACGTTATTATTATCCGGTTGCAAACTGAGTTTAATTAAATGGTGAAACTTACACTCCAGCTGCTCCTGTAGGTGTTGAAGTACTCCAGATGATACAGTTTTGAGCACTCTGTCATGTTGATCAAGTTGACTGGGGGGCTCCATGTAATCTCGAGGTGTCCAAGGTGACCAGGGTCATTTATCATGAGGTTCACAGGAGGGTCCACTGcatgaaaaacatttcttataTTTACACAGTGCGTTGAGTTCATCTTTTGGGAGAGCTCCTCCACTTGGTAACGTTTGCAAACTGGCACCTATTCTTGCAACTATAACCATTcatattgtgatatttatttctgtttaaaaacgTCTAACATCAAGATCAGGACAGACAGCTGAGGATTGGCatgcaactgtttttttttgttttgtttttttctcgtgGAACTAACACGTTATTAGCTGAAAACAAATCTGGATCAACCTGTAAATCCATCACAATGCAAGTTCTCCCTCCAGGttaaaagcagcagcagtaatGTCGCTTGATGAGTCGCCCAGGATTTACTCGCCATCTCGCTGctgggagacaaaaaaaaaaaagactgaacgaagtaataataataataatacatttaatttgtaacgcactttacatttttgcaaaaaaaaaatctcaaagtgctacaggaaaaaaaaaagaaatagaaataaaaacaaatcttagtCATCAACTAAGCAACTAGCGGAACTAAAAGCACAAATGAGTTCGCTTTAGCAATATgcaaatattaaataatattgAACCAAAGGTACTTACATGACTGCGGGGAAGGTTCAGGCAGAGTTTATGTCACCGGGAGAAATGAAGCTCCTCCTGAGTACTGATCCATTTAAATGCTGGAATCGGTGAGTAATGATCTCGTATCCGCATAGGTGTTGTTTTCACGTGAGTAATAACATGGTGTGATGAGAAGAGGAAGTCCTAACGAGGTAACAACTACcgttattttatttcatttcattttcaatagTGTTTCTTAGATATCCGCAACACTAAAAAAAACGTAAAAGAACATGTTTTGAAAAGCATAACATGAGGCTGCCAGATCTGTCATTTGTAGCCTACTGTATATGGAAAGCTCCTTGAGCATTTATTCGACACTTACACCCCAACTAGTGAGGCTTAAAACTGTTTGTTGACTAGtaattcaaatatctaaattaataaaaaattgacTAAGCCTATGTTATCATTTTTTACAACTTACATTTTTTACTACTTacgtacttacattacctcaaatatttccaaaactTTACAAGGCCagagaaatagaaatagaaatttTATAGCTGCAACGGGAATTGTCTTGTcgcagcagccgccatgatgaGCTGCCACGACAAACATGAAATGTTTGCCAAGGTTAACACCGGATGTTATGTCAAATACCGCATAAAATAAGTAAGTAGTTTTGCTTTGACACTTTGGTGGTGGGTTCACTCATGGAAGCTTAGATCCAAAAAATATCAGACATTGTGTCTGTCTTTGCCAATACAGTTTGTGGGTGTGGTTGAGAGTAAAGATAACGTGTCAGAGTCGAGGTTAATAGCCAGAACATGAACCCAATACAAAAAGACATGGCAGATATGGTCCAATGAGTCCAGGTGGGACTCATTGGACCATATCTCCAATGGCTTAAATTTGGCACCTGACCAGGAAAGAGGCGAGCTAATCAAAAAGCTTAACTTAAAACCAGTCATACAGGCAACCAGCAAAAGCTCACAGAAAGCTGTGGAAGACTGTCAAGAGATAGGTCACACTGATAGATCCGATTGGAAAGGAGATCCAAAAGAAACATGCAGCTCAGGTTGCAGCTCTAACTGGAGAGACTGCAGCTttgggggagtgtgtgtgtgggcttaGCAGGAAGGCAGGGAAACAAATAGGGTTTAGGGGAAATACAGTACACAGAGGCTCTAGTGGGGATTCCCTGTTTTtttgagccagcctcaagtgtttatccgaggaactgcagtttttttgcacttctgcattggcttcaaatctatcaaatcaatcaaatcaatcaaatctATCTCccctgttgaaaaatgaagccagtgggcaagtgaaaaaaactgcagttcgtTGAGTGACCACCTGAGGCAGGCTGCAAAAGCCCTGGAAAGTCATATTAAAATGACCATTTCTACAGTAGTAACGAACATGTTTACACCCTGGTTCAAAAAACTCTTTGGTTATCAATAGCTCAAGTCTTTACACTGTAGGAGGGGTGACATTTTTTAGAACTCATCGGGTTTGATGAAATTAATATGATATGACTGACAAGCATTTGCATTGAACCTGTGTGCCAGAAGGCTAAGGCTCAGCTCCAAGTCTTTGACTGTTTCTTGACTGATCGAAAGGTAGGTCGAGACAGCTTTTCCAATATGGCCGCCATGATCGTAAGGCTTCGAGAGTCCACTTCAGAATTCTACAGGTAATGTCCCTGAGACTAcgttcatgttttatacagtctatggttacacTATTAAAAAATGTAGCTTAGCGAGGAAGTGGCTGAATGATTACATTAGCCAACCTGCGAGGGTAGCTTATAGGCtgttaaatatgttgttttactttgaaatctGGCCGTATATCCTTTCAGATTTTTACCACCTTTTGGCTTCTTGACTTTTAATGTGATATAAAAGAGAAATTGCTGCCTTGTGAATTTTGGACTGTCCACAACAGAAGACAGCTTACACCATAcagtaaggaggaggaggaggaggaggaagaggaagaggaaatacTGCAGGTGACACAAAATTGGGGAGTTTGCATTAGTCAGTAAAATTAACAGCTGTGGACATCATTCATGATGTCTTTTCTGACTGACTGAAGCTCATATTTTCACATCAGGTGTTTGACTTCCATACATTACAGCTTTGTTTGCTCAGTTGAAAACTACCTTAACAGGAAATGCACTTTTTGTACTAACAATGTTGACTCACacaattaaattaaacaaagaaaataaaactaccGTAACTAAATTCCCACAATGTGTTTGATGTTGCCAACTgacaacacagaaataaagtCCAGGATAGTCACTAATCACAGTTTTCCATATAAGGAGATGCTGTGGTTTAACTTTAAACCATGGAGTTTTAGACCTCGAGATGCACGGAGAGACAAGTCAGACTGAGAAGCAAAGaatttgactttattttatatcgtccatgtttgtttgtttttaagaaatcCCTAGAGTATATACAGATGATATGTACACAGAGGTTCAGCCTCAGCTGTTCAGACGTCTTGCATGCATTTGACTtgttttaaaatacacaaaagaaAAGCTTATTTACATCAGTTTGAATTTCTTGGCAGTGCAGTACTTAGACATGACTCACTGTTAACTGTTTCTCTTTGGATGACATGACAGGTGTAAGATCATAACAATGAACCTTATAAGGATGTCGTTAATGCAATAATgcagaaaataatttcagtgGATTTATCACAGAAACATCCCAACATTTAGATCAGAACTTCTAAAGAAACTGCAGATGTTTGTTGTTAACATGTTTGAATAATCAAAAAGTATTCTCAGAAACACTTACAGCTGCACCCAGGACTCAAACAGCTAACAAATAAATCTGTAGAACCAATGCAAAACACATGTGCACTGCTGAAAACACACTCTCCTGTTAAAAATTAAAACCAACTATTTTACTTTGGTCAGtagttttaacattttcaaacagtgcaAACATATTTAAGGATGGACTCATAATATTTTCCAAGTGTAAGAAATCACTATAAATATTTTCCTTGTCCACAACGGCTCTCGAGAGGGTCCTTGTTGAATCGATTTAAGTGTTAATAAAACATCTCCAGTCCTCACTCTGTAAAAATACTTTCTACCGAAGTCTAAGACAAAATCAAGAGGGGACCTTCAAGAGTTACATTCTTTTAATTCCCTCTTTGCGTTACCTTTTCTCTCTGCCAAAGtttaacaaagaaacacaatgaatgCCTCAGATCAGCTTTGACTGAACACACATGGTTGGAAATATGTCTGTAGAGCCAGCATGGACAAAAAGGAACACAACACTTCAAGCCACAAAAAACTGCGTCAATGTAGATCTCAGCATGTGACTATTGCTTAATGATCAAATACTATAAACTCTGCATAACATCCAATCACATTAATAGCAAAATTCAGTTTGAAAATCACCAACAGTCGGTTTATTCTTGATTCAAGCAGGAGCAATGCTTTAGCTCAGTGCTATGAGATCAGTAAGGTTAACAGTCCACAGAGCTGGCAGCGGCCAAAGTGATGCATTTCCTCAAACATACACAGCTGAGGTGGAAGAGAGCCTTCAGGATTTGGCACTTGGTTAGTTTACAGTAAAACAATGAAAGTAAAAGTAACCCGAGCTCCTTTCACACATACACTGCAGTCCTGATCATTTTCTGAAATGATCCAGTCCGGGTGAGCTCCAAGTGTGAATGCACGGTTGAATGTTTCACCTGGACCTTATCTGGAAATCTTCCCGCCAGCCGTCTACTAAAAAGTACACAAgtgggtgagctgatgtgagtaGCAGCATGTAATAATCAGGAAAATACAAGGGAGCAAGTGGCCAAGAGGGTGTATCAAGAAATCAGTGCCAAACCACTTGGCTCGTTCTTCAGGTAATGAAGTAGCTTCATACTCTTTTTGTGGCTTGCaactttatatttttgtgtacacttttttctttatacACTGACAATGTTCCATTACACATAGCACTgataataaaggcaaaaaactgtcatcataatGTTCATATAATTGGATGTGTTGTAAACATTAATACACTATGACTTCCGCAGTGTCCTTTTTACACCGAGCCCTGACTCCTGAAACCAACTTCCGCCCACCCAACCTGGACAATCTCCAGCTATAAGGGACACATGTTAAATAAAGGAACTTAGGGAAAATGTCAGGCATGGCAGGCTCTCCTGAAAACGTGAGGAGTGCATGTATGAAAGGGTCAAAAAGAGTATGAGAACATAGTTACACTGCATTGCAACAGAAAACCGGAGACACGGGTGTTTTGCGCCACTTTGTACAAACATTAATCATCTCACCTTTTTTCTGGGGGAGtgcactgacaaaaaaaagtgtgtgaaagAAGGAAACACCTATTCAGAGGAGACACTGGCACGCATAGATGTCAAAGGAAAGCGCCTCAATTACATCGCTCTACATCGGAGTCATTTTTACCGTTGGCATGTTCAGGTAAACTGCTatagatttatttaaattttcacACTTGGTTACTTCCATTATCCATGTACCAGCATGTACATGGATTGATGAATGGgtataaaaaaggaaattataCAATATGCAGGAAGATGCCCAGGCATGCACTGCTTGTTAAAATATGTCCCTGGTACACGGACAAAGGATTAGGAGGTGTGGTGGTCTTAATAGATTTTTTCTCAGCATGTAAAGCCACCACTCCTTGTACCAAAAGAGTTgcataaaaacttttttttttcttttgctgtagTTAAAATAATTTCCAGCTTTCCGATTTAAAGTTATCGAGGCTCTGGTTAAGCTTGGTTGCGATGGTGTGGCCTGTTAATGTCCATCTGTCTGCGTTGGTTCCACCTTGGAATTGTTTTCACATATATCTGACGGTCAACTGCAATCCAGCTAAACACGGCAGCAGTAACCAGACTGTATATCATGATGAGCCTCAAACTACGAATTTCTGCAGTTTTGTGCCTTCATCACCCTTCAAAAATGAAGTGACTGATTCATTTGTCAAAGCCAGGACAACAGAAGTGATTATGCTCAGCAAAATATGACACAGAAGCGCAGATCTACAGTAAGATTTATGTAGGGCCGGATACATATCTGGATCTAAAACTTCTAAAGTTTGACACAGTTAAAGACAAATGACGTCACTTTGGCCTTCACACGTATCAGGCTTTACACTTAACGTTTCAGATATGCACAGAAGTTCATTTTGAATATCCATAATTCAAATTCTGATTAGTAAGAGTAACTACTGGATTGTACAGTGGTTATCTGAAATGTGAGGGGGTTTTTTTGTACAGATATCCAGAGAGTTCTTTCTGGATGAATGACAACATGTGTATCTGAAATTAAAAGCTAAATACACATTGGCTAGCAAGAATGGTGTTATTTGTCCTAGGAGGGTTTACGTTGTGGATATCTGGAGTGGCCATTGTTGATTAGAAGAATGTTATCAGGAATATCTTACATCTTCTTACATCCTTGTTTACAGAGAATAAAGTTGTGACTGGGAGTAATGCAGTTTTGGAGATCTCAAATTTAATTAGTGATGGCAGCTTTAAAAAGCCAGCCGGCCTGTGTTATGTTTTTTGAGTTCTGGTTGTCACGCCTGCTTGTGTTGCAGATGCTGTTCGAGGAAGCTCAGTGTCACACAgtctgtattgttttgttttccagagCATGTTTATTTACTATATCATATCTGACCCTGTCTGCAGCTGCAGGAAAGACAGTCATGTCCAGGAGTATTTCCAGAGGCGTGCAAAGGACAGCACCTGGAGATTCAAAGGAATTGtcttcatgaaaataaaatactttgCATGCGACTGTATGTGGATTGTGACTGTGACCTTAATGGCCTGATAAACTGAACGATTTTTAACCTCTtcctttgaaaaaaatcaaagccaGTAAATACGCCCCGGGGAAAGACAGAGGTTCTCAGGAAAAGTAATGAATATAGAATATCAATGCTACTGACACCTGTTGTGGTTACAGTGAAAAGCTGACTCACACAAGTTTTTAGCCAGATTTTGGTTATCTTTTCAACAGACTGTGGTTGC contains the following coding sequences:
- the il13ra2 gene encoding interleukin-13 receptor subunit alpha-2 isoform X2, which translates into the protein MASKSWATHQATLLLLLLTWRENLHCDGFTVDPPVNLMINDPGHLGHLEITWSPPVNLINMTECSKLYHLEYFNTYRSSWSVVRTPKRKYTAQFDLMKDVRVRVYTVLSGSCTNGTVVMSINYTELVQKPPGTGAVGTAVQNVVCVNHNMNYMECKWERGPKTAANSQQNLYFWYKELGQVEECPKYLISKGYRSGCNFTGIALPDFTDIIFCVNGSSPDRPLKATYISLQIQNHVKPDTTEKLHLEAGPDMQLELQWNSPVSRIPRHCLEWEVEHSQEGPDGKIASEKILITEMSLSLLSKHNNKRDCFRVRSKLHKYCADKGFWSDWSLQTCHPATSNAKVYSLRREGQKMTLFKA
- the il13ra2 gene encoding interleukin-13 receptor subunit alpha-2 isoform X3 encodes the protein MASKSWATHQATLLLLLLTWRENLHCDGFTVDPPVNLMINDPGHLGHLEITWSPPVNLINMTECSKLYHLEYFNTYRSSWSVVRTPKRKYTAQFDLMKDVRVRVYTVLSGSCTNGTVVMSINYTELVQKPPGTGAVGTAVQNVVCVNHNMNYMECKWERGPKTAANSQQNLYFWYKELGQVEECPKYLISKGYRSGCNFTGIALPDFTDIIFCVNGSSPDRPLKATYISLQIQNHVKPDTTEKLHLEAGPDMQLELQWNSPVSRIPRHCLEWEVEHSQEGPDGKIASEKILITEMSLSLLSKHNNKRDCFRVRSKLHKYCADKGFWSDWSLQTCHPATSTSTHEKH
- the il13ra2 gene encoding interleukin-13 receptor subunit alpha-2 isoform X4 → MASKSWATHQATLLLLLLTWRENLHCDGFTVDPPVNLMINDPGHLGHLEITWSPPVNLINMTECSKLYHLEYFNTYRSSWSVVRTPKRKYTAQFDLMKDVRVRVYTVLSGSCTNGTVVMSINYTELVQKPPGTGAVGTAVQNVVCVNHNMNYMECKWERGPKTAANSQQNLYFWYKELGQVEECPKYLISKGYRSGCNFTGIALPDFTDIIFCVNGSSPDRPLKATYISLQIQNHVKPDTTEKLHLEAGPDMQLELQWNSPVSRIPRHCLEWEVEHSQEGPDGKIASEKILITEMSLSLLSKHNNKRDCFRVRSKLHKYCADKGFWSDWSLQTCHPAGRP
- the il13ra2 gene encoding interleukin-13 receptor subunit alpha-2 isoform X1, with translation MASKSWATHQATLLLLLLTWRENLHCDGFTVDPPVNLMINDPGHLGHLEITWSPPVNLINMTECSKLYHLEYFNTYRSSWSVVRTPKRKYTAQFDLMKDVRVRVYTVLSGSCTNGTVVMSINYTELVQKPPGTGAVGTAVQNVVCVNHNMNYMECKWERGPKTAANSQQNLYFWYKELGQVEECPKYLISKGYRSGCNFTGIALPDFTDIIFCVNGSSPDRPLKATYISLQIQNHVKPDTTEKLHLEAGPDMQLELQWNSPVSRIPRHCLEWEVEHSQEGPDGKIASEKILITEMSLSLLSKHNNKRDCFRVRSKLHKYCADKGFWSDWSLQTCHPDMIQVSPNPEWDVVPVYVCIAVAIIAVVVLSLCVGAVLNVKRSKQEKTQLPQACHKVLTHLKL